A window from Lactiplantibacillus pentosus encodes these proteins:
- a CDS encoding NCS2 family permease, which translates to MNKIAAYFNFSELKTSMRTEVLAGLTTFVSMAYILFVNPSVLGASGMDKGAVFTATALASALGCLLMGLVAKYPIAIAPGLGVNAFFTYSVVIGMGVKWQTALAGVFIAAVIFIIITIFKLREMIIDAIPRDMKLAISAGIGFFIAFIGLHGGGLIVANKSTVVGLGSLTVGTTWLTIFGLIVTLILMSRKVPGGIFIGMVLTSILGLVTGLIKMPSTIVSGAPSLKPTFGVALAHIGDINSLQLIIVVLTFLLVTFFDTAGTLVGLAEQAGFMKNNKMPRVGKALMADSTSMLVGSVLGTSPTSAYVESSAGIAVGGRSGMSAVVTGALFIFGLFFSPLLNVVTDQVTAPALIIVGVLMAQSLKQINWERFEIAVPAFLTVIGMPLTYSISDGIALGFIAYVITMVATKHAKEVHPLMYVLFFVFIIFLWILNV; encoded by the coding sequence ATGAATAAAATTGCGGCATATTTTAATTTTTCAGAATTGAAAACGTCAATGCGGACGGAAGTCTTGGCCGGATTGACGACTTTTGTCTCAATGGCTTACATCCTATTTGTTAACCCAAGTGTCCTGGGTGCATCAGGGATGGATAAAGGGGCGGTCTTCACCGCCACCGCATTGGCTTCAGCGTTAGGGTGTTTACTGATGGGGTTAGTGGCGAAGTATCCCATCGCCATCGCGCCCGGCTTAGGGGTCAACGCCTTCTTTACGTATTCGGTGGTTATCGGGATGGGTGTCAAATGGCAGACCGCACTTGCCGGCGTCTTCATTGCCGCTGTTATCTTCATTATCATTACGATTTTTAAGTTACGGGAAATGATTATTGATGCGATTCCCCGTGATATGAAGCTGGCAATTTCTGCTGGGATCGGGTTCTTTATCGCCTTCATCGGGTTACACGGTGGTGGATTGATCGTGGCGAACAAGTCCACGGTGGTCGGCTTAGGTTCATTAACCGTTGGGACGACTTGGCTGACGATTTTTGGCCTGATTGTCACGTTGATTCTGATGAGTCGCAAAGTACCCGGTGGGATTTTCATTGGGATGGTGCTGACGTCAATCTTGGGCTTAGTTACTGGCTTAATTAAAATGCCGTCGACAATCGTTTCCGGCGCCCCTTCATTAAAACCAACTTTTGGGGTCGCACTGGCGCACATTGGTGACATTAATTCGTTACAATTAATCATTGTCGTTTTGACTTTCTTATTAGTCACGTTCTTCGATACGGCCGGCACGCTGGTCGGTTTAGCCGAACAAGCTGGTTTTATGAAAAACAACAAGATGCCGCGGGTCGGTAAAGCCTTGATGGCCGATTCGACTTCTATGTTAGTCGGTTCAGTGCTTGGGACTTCACCAACTTCAGCGTACGTTGAATCCTCCGCTGGGATCGCCGTGGGTGGCCGCTCAGGGATGAGTGCCGTGGTTACCGGTGCCCTATTCATCTTCGGACTGTTCTTCTCACCATTGTTAAACGTGGTCACGGACCAAGTTACGGCACCCGCTCTAATTATCGTTGGGGTCTTGATGGCGCAATCCTTGAAGCAAATCAACTGGGAACGCTTTGAAATTGCCGTTCCTGCCTTCTTGACTGTGATTGGGATGCCACTGACTTACAGTATTTCTGATGGGATCGCATTGGGCTTTATCGCGTATGTCATTACGATGGTGGCCACTAAGCATGCTAAGGAAGTGCACCCATTAATGTACGTGCTCTTCTTCGTCTTTATTATCTTCTTATGGATTCTAAACGTCTGA
- the spxB gene encoding pyruvate oxidase, translating into MAKISGSDAVLQVIQKWGVKHIYGLPGGSFDSTMNAIYNQRETLKYIQVRHEEAGAIAASADYKLTGKIGVCFGSAGPGAVHLLNGLYDAKEDGIPMLAIVAQVPTKRMNMDFFQAMNEEPIFDDVAVWNRTAMTAESLPMLTDEAIRQAYAHNGVAVLTIPKDLGWAEIEDNFETNANLHTVNYPAPTAESVADAVKLIKDAKSPMIYFGIGAKDAAEELKAASEKFKMPLVSSVLAKGIIEDDYPAYLGSTGRVAPKPGAEIGFSTDLILWVGNNVPFSIFLFNKKAKVIQIDIDSEKFGKRHHTDVAIEADAKKSLAAINAAGEAREASAFYNAAVADKQNWDNWLDGLKDSTESPVRAEPIFDVLNEEASDKAVWAVDVGNVNINFERLIRMHGDQKWATSGIYATMGFGVPAALAAKVNYPDRDVYSLSGDGAFAMLSEEILAQVKYNLHVINVVFSNETLGFIEAEQTDDSHQPLSGVDLPDTDWAKVGEGYGAVGYTVRTKAEFKQALEDAKKTDKPVVIDVKLTHAMPFTTEHMYLDDSWQDKDKIAEFVKKYDAQDLKPFSYFLKQAQTN; encoded by the coding sequence ATGGCTAAAATTAGTGGTTCAGATGCCGTATTACAAGTAATTCAGAAGTGGGGCGTTAAACATATTTATGGTTTGCCCGGTGGTTCATTCGATTCAACGATGAATGCCATCTATAATCAACGTGAAACGTTGAAGTACATTCAAGTACGTCACGAAGAAGCTGGTGCGATCGCCGCTTCCGCTGATTATAAACTGACGGGTAAAATCGGTGTCTGCTTTGGATCCGCTGGCCCTGGTGCTGTCCACTTACTGAATGGGTTGTACGATGCTAAGGAAGATGGCATTCCAATGTTAGCCATCGTCGCACAAGTCCCAACTAAGCGGATGAACATGGACTTCTTCCAAGCAATGAACGAAGAACCAATCTTTGACGACGTTGCGGTTTGGAACCGGACGGCAATGACGGCCGAAAGTTTACCAATGTTGACTGATGAAGCGATTCGTCAAGCATACGCCCACAACGGTGTCGCTGTTTTAACGATTCCTAAGGACTTAGGTTGGGCTGAAATCGAAGACAACTTCGAAACCAATGCTAACTTGCACACGGTCAACTACCCAGCACCAACGGCTGAATCAGTGGCTGATGCAGTTAAGTTGATCAAGGACGCCAAGTCACCAATGATTTACTTTGGGATTGGTGCCAAGGACGCGGCCGAAGAATTGAAGGCCGCTTCTGAAAAATTCAAGATGCCACTCGTTTCCTCCGTTTTGGCTAAGGGCATTATTGAAGATGACTATCCAGCATACTTAGGTTCAACTGGTCGGGTCGCACCAAAGCCAGGGGCCGAAATTGGTTTCAGTACCGACTTGATTCTCTGGGTTGGGAACAACGTACCATTCAGTATCTTCCTGTTTAACAAGAAAGCTAAAGTTATTCAAATCGATATCGATAGCGAAAAGTTTGGTAAGCGTCACCACACCGATGTTGCCATCGAAGCGGACGCTAAGAAGTCATTAGCTGCCATCAACGCCGCTGGTGAAGCCCGTGAAGCCTCCGCATTCTACAACGCAGCGGTTGCCGACAAGCAAAACTGGGATAACTGGTTGGACGGTTTGAAGGACAGCACCGAATCACCAGTCCGGGCAGAACCAATCTTTGATGTTTTAAATGAAGAAGCCAGTGACAAAGCCGTTTGGGCCGTTGATGTTGGTAACGTCAACATTAACTTCGAACGTTTGATTCGGATGCATGGTGACCAAAAGTGGGCGACTTCTGGGATCTACGCAACCATGGGCTTTGGGGTACCAGCTGCCTTAGCTGCCAAAGTTAACTATCCGGACCGTGATGTCTACAGTTTGAGTGGTGACGGTGCTTTCGCGATGTTATCAGAAGAAATCTTGGCTCAAGTCAAGTACAACTTACACGTCATCAACGTGGTCTTCAGTAACGAAACGTTAGGCTTTATCGAAGCTGAACAAACTGACGACAGCCATCAACCACTATCTGGTGTTGATTTGCCAGATACTGACTGGGCAAAAGTCGGTGAAGGCTATGGTGCCGTGGGTTACACGGTTCGGACTAAGGCTGAATTCAAGCAAGCCCTTGAAGATGCCAAGAAGACCGACAAGCCAGTCGTAATTGACGTTAAGTTAACACACGCAATGCCATTTACGACGGAACACATGTACTTGGACGATTCATGGCAAGATAAGGATAAGATTGCTGAATTCGTCAAGAAGTACGATGCTCAAGACTTGAAGCCATTCAGCTATTTCTTGAAACAAGCACAAACGAACTAA
- a CDS encoding thiamine pyrophosphate-binding protein, producing the protein MTKMIAGQALVKVLEAWDVDHIYGIPGGSINHTVEGLYLEKAHIDYIQVRHEEVGALAASADAKFTGKIGVSFGSAGPGATHLFNGLYDAKMDHVPVLALVGQVPQATMNTNYFQEMDETPMFSDVAVYNRTVTTAAQLPYVINQAIREAYRQKGPAVVIIPENLSAEEIDYEPVSTPNTVSDTFEQRVDPQAITATMKLLKAAKHPLVYAGRGLLGAKTELVKFSEQFNLPVMNTVPATGVIPTNHPNAIGTFGRLGSKSGFEALQHADLILFLGSEFPFASFWPKGIKIIQVNNNSFDIGKMVPIDYAVISDAKAYLQAMIDTGETLPETAWLTTNRQNKRNWDDWLKQRAADESDGLAPEAVMQKVATMVGPRDTYGVDTGNVSEWAVRGLPMDHEQRFALSGLFATMGFGLPAGMAGALSVPDSQAWSFSGDGGFAMVAPDIITEARYGLPVINVIFSNQRFGFIYREQVDTKQHLYGVDLTDADWAKVADGLGGIGFTVQNNQEVEDVFDQIKQLQAKGNRKPIVVNAVIKNDDPIGTAYMPLDPQLYGQEAVDEYAKANHIDIEQQPSLGALLRAQGDNL; encoded by the coding sequence ATGACAAAGATGATTGCAGGACAGGCGCTAGTAAAGGTGCTAGAAGCATGGGACGTTGACCATATCTACGGGATTCCCGGCGGCTCGATCAACCATACGGTGGAAGGCCTGTACCTTGAAAAAGCACACATTGATTATATTCAAGTGCGGCATGAAGAGGTTGGCGCATTAGCTGCGTCTGCGGATGCGAAGTTTACTGGCAAAATCGGGGTCTCGTTTGGCTCAGCTGGTCCTGGTGCCACGCATCTATTCAACGGTCTGTATGACGCCAAGATGGATCACGTGCCCGTCCTGGCATTAGTTGGTCAGGTCCCACAGGCGACCATGAATACGAACTATTTCCAAGAAATGGACGAAACGCCGATGTTTAGTGACGTGGCAGTATATAATCGGACGGTCACGACGGCTGCTCAGTTACCATACGTCATCAACCAGGCGATTCGTGAAGCCTATCGTCAAAAGGGCCCAGCTGTGGTTATTATTCCTGAAAATCTCTCAGCAGAAGAAATCGATTATGAACCCGTTTCAACGCCGAACACGGTCTCTGATACATTTGAACAACGGGTTGATCCGCAAGCCATTACCGCAACGATGAAGCTCTTGAAAGCGGCCAAACACCCGCTAGTTTACGCCGGTCGTGGACTGTTAGGCGCGAAAACGGAACTGGTTAAGTTTAGCGAACAGTTCAATCTGCCGGTGATGAATACGGTCCCAGCAACGGGGGTTATCCCGACGAATCATCCGAATGCGATTGGGACGTTCGGACGGCTCGGCTCCAAATCCGGCTTTGAAGCGTTACAACACGCTGACCTGATTTTATTCCTCGGTTCAGAATTTCCATTTGCGAGCTTCTGGCCTAAGGGTATCAAGATTATTCAGGTCAATAATAATTCGTTTGATATTGGTAAGATGGTCCCAATCGACTACGCGGTCATCAGTGACGCGAAGGCTTATCTGCAAGCGATGATCGACACTGGCGAGACCTTACCCGAAACGGCGTGGTTAACGACTAACCGGCAAAACAAGCGCAACTGGGATGACTGGCTCAAACAACGGGCTGCGGATGAATCCGATGGCCTGGCCCCTGAAGCAGTCATGCAAAAGGTCGCCACGATGGTCGGACCGCGGGATACGTACGGTGTTGATACCGGGAACGTCTCGGAATGGGCAGTTCGGGGCTTGCCAATGGACCACGAGCAGCGGTTTGCGTTATCCGGTCTATTTGCCACGATGGGCTTTGGCCTACCAGCAGGGATGGCTGGTGCATTGAGTGTGCCTGATAGTCAAGCTTGGAGTTTCTCCGGTGACGGTGGTTTTGCAATGGTCGCACCAGATATTATTACGGAAGCTCGTTACGGTTTGCCGGTCATCAACGTCATCTTCAGTAATCAACGGTTCGGCTTTATCTATCGGGAACAAGTCGACACGAAGCAGCATTTGTATGGCGTTGATTTGACCGATGCGGATTGGGCCAAGGTCGCGGACGGCTTAGGTGGTATCGGCTTCACCGTTCAAAATAATCAGGAAGTCGAGGACGTCTTTGACCAGATCAAACAACTGCAGGCTAAGGGCAATCGCAAACCAATCGTGGTCAATGCCGTTATCAAGAACGACGACCCAATTGGCACGGCTTATATGCCACTGGACCCACAGTTATACGGTCAAGAAGCGGTCGACGAATACGCCAAGGCCAACCACATTGATATTGAGCAACAACCGTCATTAGGCGCGTTACTACGGGCGCAGGGCGATAACCTGTAA
- a CDS encoding acyltransferase family protein, producing the protein MNENLRSVNMSRTMSRMNRHRMNPRRYITGFDGIRTLAVLGVIIYHLMPASLQGGYLGVPIFFVVSGYLITDILLQDILSRGHVRIWRFLGHRMRRLYPAFVTMLLGTTAYITLFQRSLLTNIRATVLTNLVYVYNWFEINHGQSYFDRFNGESPFTHLWSLSIEGQYYLFWPLIIGVLMVIFKKRSRVFWFMMIAAGISAITMALLYDPANTNRVYYGTDTRMFAILLGSGLAFIWPSRELSADIANINRVTLDIVGGASLIAIIWMFFQMSGQSDFTYRGGMLIFTILSTILVATVAHPASHLNRVLTNPLFKYVGQRSYGIYLYQFPVMIFYESKVKNIGDHLLLNSLIEVALILIVTELSYRFIENPMRHYDYSRLLVDLRDFIRKPKFNRVTTAITVVTTALFVITAVGFVQQPSKAEANKKTELQKTIAANSKAADKKNAAALKRQKAAQAAAASHKKVATEKMETKQAEAKLSSKQKQVEKEYSLKPQVVLAMADTDLTAIGDSVLLDVSSDLQDVVPGTVVQGRVGRQVTEVPGIVNSLKSQGQLAHNVLLNIGTNGTVTNEQAEQVVKLIGKDRQIFWVTAHVPTQSWQNAVNAQIEKTAKKHPNVHVIDWHARALNHSDWFAADNVHPNNTGNVQLTNLIANRIAEVNNN; encoded by the coding sequence ATGAACGAAAATTTGCGGAGCGTAAATATGAGCCGAACAATGAGTCGGATGAACCGACACCGGATGAATCCACGGCGCTACATAACGGGTTTTGATGGCATTCGGACACTGGCAGTGCTAGGGGTGATTATTTACCATTTAATGCCAGCATCGTTGCAAGGTGGCTACTTAGGGGTGCCCATCTTCTTCGTTGTTTCTGGTTACTTGATCACTGATATTTTATTACAAGATATTTTAAGTCGTGGCCATGTTCGAATCTGGCGCTTTTTAGGTCACCGGATGCGGCGGCTATATCCGGCGTTTGTCACGATGTTGTTGGGGACCACGGCGTATATTACCTTGTTTCAGCGGTCGTTACTGACGAATATTCGGGCGACGGTCCTGACGAACTTGGTCTACGTCTACAATTGGTTTGAAATCAATCACGGACAAAGTTACTTTGATCGGTTTAATGGTGAATCACCATTTACCCACCTGTGGTCACTATCGATCGAAGGACAATATTATTTATTCTGGCCATTAATCATTGGTGTATTAATGGTGATTTTCAAGAAACGCTCCCGGGTCTTTTGGTTCATGATGATTGCAGCTGGTATTTCAGCCATTACGATGGCGCTGTTGTATGACCCAGCGAACACGAACCGGGTTTACTACGGTACTGATACGCGGATGTTCGCCATCTTATTAGGTTCTGGATTAGCCTTTATCTGGCCTTCACGTGAGTTGTCAGCTGACATTGCGAACATCAATCGGGTGACCTTAGACATCGTCGGTGGGGCTTCGTTAATTGCAATTATTTGGATGTTTTTCCAGATGTCTGGTCAATCTGACTTTACGTATCGCGGCGGGATGTTGATTTTCACGATTTTATCCACGATTTTGGTGGCGACGGTTGCGCATCCAGCCAGTCACTTGAACCGCGTGCTGACCAACCCGTTATTCAAGTACGTTGGTCAACGGAGTTATGGGATTTACTTGTATCAATTCCCAGTGATGATTTTTTACGAATCCAAGGTCAAAAACATCGGTGATCACTTGTTGCTGAATAGTTTGATTGAAGTTGCTTTGATTTTGATTGTGACCGAATTGAGTTATCGCTTTATCGAAAACCCAATGCGTCACTACGATTACAGTCGCTTGTTAGTTGATCTTCGCGACTTTATCCGGAAGCCAAAGTTCAACCGCGTGACGACCGCCATCACAGTTGTGACGACCGCCTTGTTCGTAATCACTGCAGTCGGCTTCGTCCAACAACCAAGCAAGGCTGAAGCTAACAAGAAGACTGAGTTGCAGAAGACGATTGCTGCTAATTCTAAGGCTGCGGATAAGAAGAACGCAGCGGCTTTGAAACGGCAAAAGGCAGCTCAGGCTGCGGCCGCTTCACATAAAAAGGTTGCTACCGAGAAGATGGAAACCAAGCAGGCTGAAGCCAAGTTATCGTCGAAGCAGAAGCAAGTTGAAAAAGAATACAGTTTGAAGCCACAAGTCGTCTTGGCCATGGCGGATACTGATTTGACAGCAATTGGGGATTCAGTGCTCCTGGATGTTTCCTCTGACTTACAAGACGTGGTTCCTGGGACCGTTGTTCAAGGTCGGGTCGGACGTCAGGTCACGGAAGTTCCTGGCATCGTCAATTCATTGAAGTCGCAGGGTCAACTTGCCCATAACGTCTTGCTGAACATCGGGACGAATGGGACGGTCACTAACGAACAAGCAGAACAGGTCGTTAAGCTGATTGGTAAGGACCGCCAGATCTTCTGGGTTACCGCGCACGTGCCAACGCAGAGCTGGCAGAATGCGGTTAACGCACAGATTGAAAAGACGGCCAAGAAGCATCCAAACGTCCACGTCATTGATTGGCATGCGCGGGCTTTGAATCATAGCGATTGGTTTGCCGCTGACAACGTTCACCCGAATAACACTGGTAACGTTCAGCTTACGAACTTGATTGCTAATCGGATTGCGGAAGTTAATAATAACTAG
- a CDS encoding biotin--[acetyl-CoA-carboxylase] ligase: protein MSNQETILRLLIQAAPDYCSGEWLAQQLAISRPAVWKCIQRLQLSGHQIESRHYRGYRYLMSNQLSAPVIEQGLRDLPPFKLIVRSTVDSTNRDVKRLISQGVVTVPTVVIADTQTAGYGRSGRSFYSPGQTGIYLSIGLPINDQASFDAGLLTTSTAVVVAQTLQQLFKVPVALKWVNDVLVNQHKVVGILSEGTTDLETGQMAAVVIGIGINLTTAAFPDELVTKAGAVTTGTTDVTRNQVIQVLLHRFFTSYPTYQRGDFMAEYRRLSMVIGRSVALASGQQTYQGRVLDIDDRGALVVQLTSGQVRHFTSGEITKVNLQTGGYRG, encoded by the coding sequence ATGTCAAATCAAGAGACCATTTTACGCTTGTTGATTCAAGCCGCCCCGGACTATTGCTCCGGTGAATGGCTCGCGCAGCAACTCGCCATCAGTCGACCTGCAGTCTGGAAATGTATTCAGCGACTGCAGCTCAGTGGACATCAGATTGAAAGCCGGCATTACCGTGGTTATCGGTATCTAATGTCTAATCAGTTGAGTGCGCCCGTCATCGAACAGGGCCTGCGCGACCTGCCACCATTTAAGTTGATCGTTCGTTCGACGGTTGATTCGACCAATCGAGACGTCAAACGGTTGATTAGTCAAGGCGTCGTGACTGTTCCGACCGTCGTCATTGCGGATACGCAGACGGCGGGGTACGGACGGTCTGGACGGTCATTTTATTCACCGGGTCAGACCGGCATTTATCTGAGTATCGGTTTGCCAATCAACGACCAAGCGTCCTTTGATGCGGGGCTGTTGACGACGAGCACCGCTGTCGTGGTCGCACAGACCTTGCAACAATTGTTCAAGGTACCGGTTGCGTTGAAGTGGGTCAATGATGTGCTGGTCAATCAACACAAAGTTGTCGGTATTTTGTCGGAGGGCACGACTGATCTAGAAACCGGGCAAATGGCTGCAGTAGTCATCGGTATCGGTATCAATCTAACCACTGCGGCTTTTCCGGATGAGCTAGTGACGAAGGCGGGGGCGGTGACCACGGGCACTACGGATGTCACTCGTAATCAGGTCATTCAAGTGTTACTACATCGTTTCTTTACCAGTTATCCGACGTATCAGCGTGGTGATTTCATGGCTGAATACCGCCGACTGTCGATGGTGATTGGTCGATCGGTGGCGTTAGCCAGTGGGCAACAAACGTACCAGGGCCGTGTGCTCGACATCGATGACCGCGGGGCGCTAGTGGTGCAATTAACTAGCGGTCAGGTCCGCCACTTTACTTCCGGCGAGATTACCAAGGTCAACCTGCAGACTGGTGGTTATCGCGGTTAG
- a CDS encoding MarR family winged helix-turn-helix transcriptional regulator, producing MNNDELSKLLNDYFEAYQNTTKIMMDLVAWPLSQNKLSFEQFLILRRIATTEDVTLNDIAIQRQVTRSAISRQVKSLLMQHYVFQVPDPRDRRRLYLHLTERGQQVERVVDQAITQHFDHWVNQLGAPQIDQVLQMMETFSQQVTDLGEPQSHPVLH from the coding sequence ATGAATAATGACGAATTAAGCAAATTGCTAAATGATTATTTTGAGGCATACCAAAATACAACTAAAATTATGATGGACTTGGTGGCTTGGCCATTAAGTCAAAATAAGCTGTCGTTTGAACAATTTTTGATTTTACGGCGGATTGCGACCACTGAAGACGTGACGCTCAACGATATTGCCATTCAGCGGCAAGTGACGCGCAGTGCGATTTCACGGCAAGTTAAGTCGCTATTGATGCAGCATTACGTGTTCCAAGTACCGGATCCACGTGACCGGCGTCGGCTGTATCTGCATTTAACGGAACGTGGGCAACAAGTTGAACGGGTCGTCGACCAAGCAATTACGCAACATTTTGATCACTGGGTCAATCAGTTAGGGGCACCGCAAATCGACCAAGTCCTCCAGATGATGGAGACGTTTAGTCAACAGGTCACTGACTTGGGCGAACCGCAGTCACACCCCGTCCTTCACTAG
- a CDS encoding FAD synthetase family protein has translation MQVIKLNQQQVQHLTAQPPLVLALGFFDGVHQGHQRVIQTARKIALQRHLPLAVMTFNRHASQLFQPQSPFRYLNTLDQKIKHMAALRVDRLYVTDFNRQFAGLAPADFVDQYLVGLNAQVVVAGFDYTFGQGGVNGMTDLARLGAGSFETVTVDRLANQQLKVSSTRIRGLIARGQLEQANQLLGYDYETTATLNPQTRELIFKNVKQQLPGGGDYRCWLVGDHYRQQVVIRVSTTAPNGQIISPYQLPAVMTDLTVSLQWRQQVAAMTTPALAACQQSLL, from the coding sequence ATGCAGGTAATCAAGCTCAATCAGCAACAAGTACAACACTTGACCGCGCAACCGCCACTAGTTTTAGCGTTAGGATTTTTTGACGGCGTGCATCAGGGGCATCAGCGTGTGATTCAAACGGCGCGCAAAATTGCGCTTCAGCGGCACTTGCCCCTAGCTGTCATGACCTTCAACCGGCACGCTTCACAGTTGTTTCAGCCGCAGTCACCATTTCGTTATCTGAATACGCTCGACCAAAAAATCAAGCACATGGCGGCGCTAAGAGTCGACCGGCTATACGTGACTGATTTCAATCGCCAGTTTGCTGGATTAGCACCGGCAGATTTTGTCGACCAGTATTTGGTTGGGCTGAATGCTCAAGTGGTCGTTGCAGGCTTCGATTACACGTTTGGTCAGGGTGGTGTGAATGGCATGACGGACCTGGCTCGACTGGGTGCGGGGTCTTTTGAAACGGTCACGGTCGACCGCTTAGCTAATCAGCAACTAAAGGTCAGTTCCACTCGGATTCGGGGCTTAATTGCGCGGGGACAACTCGAACAAGCCAATCAATTATTAGGCTATGACTACGAGACGACCGCGACGTTGAACCCGCAGACGCGTGAATTGATATTTAAAAACGTCAAGCAACAGTTGCCAGGTGGCGGGGATTACCGCTGTTGGTTGGTCGGTGACCACTACCGGCAACAGGTCGTCATTCGTGTCTCAACGACCGCTCCAAACGGTCAGATCATTTCGCCGTATCAATTACCAGCGGTCATGACCGACTTGACGGTGAGCTTACAGTGGCGCCAACAAGTCGCTGCTATGACGACACCAGCTCTGGCTGCTTGTCAGCAGTCGCTCCTCTAA
- a CDS encoding proline-specific peptidase family protein, whose product MKQGTTIITLDNGYHLWTNTQGQGDIQLLCLHGGPGGNHEYWENFGEELSDLGVQVSMYDQLGSWYSDQPDYSDPEIAKKYLTYDYFLDEVEEVRQKLGLDNFYLIGQSWGGALTMMYALKYGQHLKGAIISSMVDNIEEYVVNVNKCREEALPADAVAYMKQKEAEGNWDDPQYQKYVDVLNAGYVDRKQPASIRHLINTTATPVYNAFQGDNEFVITGKLKEWDIRDQIHNIKVPTLLTFGEHETMPLASARRMARDIPNSRLVTTPNGGHHHMIDNAPVYFDHLKQFIRDVEDGSFNQK is encoded by the coding sequence TTGAAGCAAGGAACAACAATCATCACGTTAGATAATGGCTACCATTTATGGACGAACACGCAGGGACAAGGCGATATTCAATTACTCTGCCTCCACGGTGGCCCTGGTGGCAATCACGAATACTGGGAAAACTTCGGTGAAGAGCTCTCAGACTTGGGCGTTCAAGTCTCGATGTACGACCAACTGGGCTCATGGTACTCCGACCAACCCGACTACTCCGATCCAGAAATCGCTAAGAAATACCTCACCTACGACTATTTCTTGGATGAAGTTGAAGAAGTCCGGCAAAAATTAGGTCTCGACAATTTCTACTTGATTGGGCAATCATGGGGTGGCGCACTCACGATGATGTACGCGTTGAAATATGGCCAACACTTAAAGGGTGCGATTATTTCAAGCATGGTCGACAACATCGAAGAATACGTCGTCAACGTCAACAAGTGTCGTGAAGAAGCCCTACCTGCTGATGCTGTCGCCTACATGAAGCAAAAAGAAGCGGAAGGCAACTGGGACGATCCACAATACCAGAAATACGTCGACGTTTTGAACGCCGGCTACGTTGATCGTAAGCAACCCGCTTCCATTCGGCACTTGATCAATACGACCGCGACCCCGGTCTACAACGCCTTTCAAGGTGACAATGAATTCGTCATCACCGGTAAATTAAAGGAATGGGATATTCGCGACCAGATTCACAACATCAAGGTGCCAACGCTATTGACCTTTGGTGAACACGAAACGATGCCACTTGCTTCAGCACGGCGGATGGCCCGTGACATTCCAAATTCACGGCTCGTCACCACGCCAAATGGTGGTCACCACCACATGATCGACAACGCGCCAGTCTACTTTGACCATTTGAAGCAGTTCATCCGCGACGTTGAAGATGGTAGTTTTAATCAGAAATAA
- a CDS encoding LicD family protein → MPLTPLHRVELRLMQVVIDICDAENIDYFLIGGSLLGAIRHHGFIPWDDDIDIGMRRRDYQRFIAVANRHLDPNQYFLQTGASDPDYALSYMKLLDVNTYIEEKNNVNNAFKGVFVDIFPFDKIPNDEALRRSQMLHYKLTDAAILLKLNYNFVKTPLRNILSKHTPEQLAEVNRHKQEREEYMRLYEQSDSRTYKNLASQYDYDKEIMSYRELTELTTVPFETLQVHVPKAYDAVLTRMYGDYMQLPPADKRVEKHLNKLIIDNHEIL, encoded by the coding sequence ATGCCTTTGACACCTTTACATCGCGTCGAATTACGCCTCATGCAAGTCGTCATTGATATTTGTGACGCTGAAAACATCGACTACTTTTTGATTGGCGGGTCGCTACTGGGTGCCATCCGCCATCACGGCTTCATCCCGTGGGATGATGACATCGACATTGGCATGCGACGTCGCGACTACCAGCGCTTTATCGCCGTCGCTAATCGTCACCTGGACCCGAACCAGTATTTTCTCCAAACGGGCGCCTCGGATCCAGATTACGCCCTCAGTTATATGAAGTTACTGGACGTCAACACTTATATCGAAGAAAAGAATAACGTCAATAACGCGTTCAAAGGCGTGTTCGTTGATATTTTTCCATTCGACAAGATTCCTAATGACGAGGCCTTACGCCGCTCACAGATGCTTCATTATAAGTTAACGGATGCCGCGATTTTGCTCAAACTCAACTATAATTTTGTCAAAACACCGCTACGCAACATCTTAAGCAAACACACGCCTGAACAGCTCGCCGAAGTCAACCGGCACAAGCAGGAGCGCGAAGAATACATGCGTTTGTATGAACAATCCGACTCACGGACCTACAAAAACTTAGCGTCACAGTATGATTACGATAAAGAAATCATGTCCTATCGTGAATTAACTGAATTGACGACCGTGCCATTCGAGACACTTCAAGTTCACGTGCCAAAAGCTTATGATGCCGTGCTAACGCGGATGTACGGCGACTATATGCAATTACCACCAGCCG